The following proteins are encoded in a genomic region of Arachis stenosperma cultivar V10309 chromosome 4, arast.V10309.gnm1.PFL2, whole genome shotgun sequence:
- the LOC130975819 gene encoding glycosyl hydrolase 5 family protein-like, whose amino-acid sequence MAKSSLLLLIMITLFIILQAVFASHSFSYPLSVKNRRIVEENTGKRVKLRCANWPAHLSVMLAEGLNKQTLSNIVTNISSFGLNCVRLTWATFMFTRHSNQTILQTLDALKLEETKLGIMKYNNDFLNMTHPQAYAFVVKQLFSANIMVVADNHVSKAKWCCNYNDSNGFFGDSHFDPDEWVQGHILAAQLFKNLPNVSIDINIYNLEDRR is encoded by the coding sequence ATGGCAAAATCTTCTTTGCTACTATTGATCATGATTACCCTATTCATAATTTTACAAGCTGTGTTCGCATCACATTCATTTTCTTATCCTCTCTCAGTCAAGAATAGAAGGATTGTTGAAGAAAACACAGGGAAACGTGTGAAGCTAAGATGTGCAAATTGGCCAGCACACTTGAGTGTAATGTTGGCAGAGGGTTTGAACAAACAAACTCTAAGCAACATTGTCACCAACATTTCTTCTTTTGGCCTTAATTGCGTTCGTCTCACTTGGGCAACCTTCATGTTTACTCGTCACTCTAACCAAACCATTTTACAAACCCTTGATGCTTTGAAATTGGAAGAGACCAAATTAGGGATCATGAAGTATAACAATGATTTCCTGAACATGACTCATCCTCAAGCCTATGCTTTTGTTGTTAAACAACTTTTCAGTGCCAACATTATGGTTGTCGCCGATAACCACGTCAGCAAGGCGAAATGGTGTTGCAACTACAACGACAGCAATGGTTTCTTTGGAGACTCACATTTTGATCCTGATGAGTGGGTGCAGGGACACATTTTGGCAGCTCAACTTTTCAAGAATTTACCCAATGTGAGTATcgatattaatatttataacttAGAAGACAGAAGGTAA
- the LOC130977122 gene encoding homeobox-leucine zipper protein HAT7-like, whose amino-acid sequence MGSHQFLGGGGPFMLKRSMSFSGIENKCRGDGDDDLSDDGFGFQFGEKKKRLNIEQVKALEKSFELGNKLEPERKVQLAKALNLQPRQIAIWFQNRRARWKTKQLEREYESLKKQFEALKVDNDALKVQNQKLHAELQALIKGKEYYCEEDGAIISNLNKKEAGDGSWSNNNNNGCSDNNNISSSDINLDLSTTPIINTSPVSSQNAKTTLESNNDNSLKPNNNNIIQLLQYSPSSSSRPQGIPHQDEGLCNMFHHQIEDQQNLWPWPEHQPHNNFH is encoded by the exons ATGGGTTCACACCAATTCTTAG GGGGTGGTGGACCTTTCATGTTGAAAAGATCCATGTCATTTTCAGGGATAGAGAATAAGTGCCGCGGCGACGGCGATGACGACCTATCGGACGACGGATTCGGGTTCCAATTTggggagaagaaaaagaggctGAACATTGAACAAGTGAAAGCACTTGAGAAGAGTTTTGAGTTAGGGAACAAGCTTGAACCTGAAAGAAAGGTGCAACTTGCTAAGGCCCTTAACTTGCAACCGAGACAAATTGCTATTTGGTTTCAGAATCGAAGGGCAAGGTGGAAAACTAAGCAACTTGAAAGGGAATATGAATCTCTTAAGAAGCAGTTTGAAGCATTGAAGGTTGATAATGATGCACTTAAGGTTCAGAATCAGAAATTACATGCTGAG TTACAGGCCCTAATCAAAGGAAAGGAGTATTATTgtgaagaagatggagcaataATAAGCAACCTTAATAAGAAAGAAGCTGGAGATGGTTCATggagtaataataataataatggttgTAGTGacaataataatatctcatcaTCAGACATTAACTTAGAtctctcaacaacaccaattatAAACACTAGTCCAGTATCTTCTCAAAATGCCAAAACTACCCTTGAATCCAATAATGATAATTCTCTAaagcccaacaacaacaacataatTCAGCTCCTCCAATactcaccatcatcatcatcaagacCACAAGGGATTCCTCATCAAGATGAAGGCTTATGCAACATGTTTCATCACCAAATTGAGGATCAACAGAATCTGTGGCCCTGGCCTGAACACCAGCCTCATAATAATTTCCACTGA